A region of Moorena producens PAL-8-15-08-1 DNA encodes the following proteins:
- a CDS encoding DUF4157 domain-containing protein produces the protein MTRQYARKTNQSPHKDADKWILQRTAVRSLPVKTLTPQTESPAGDRSGIQLDLTQIPVSDRSAMPVQAKLEIRPAGDKYELEADRVAKQVVQKLHKSQSAQLQQQPTLIRQKNPEVEKELQRKPRLQLKGDREGMTTTPELESSIARSRGSGQPIQRQAMFRGLSQELIGNWFDQNLVQAKLAIGEAGDKSELEVDRVGSPIIDQINPPIPNKTGLPDKLKAGVENLSGYALDDVRVHYNSPKPAQLQALAYTQGTEIHVAPGQEEHLPHETWHVVQQMQGRVKPTMQMKGVEINDDAGLEKEADIFGNKATQHPHANSRNLLKSDSTGTATIQCKGDKKLMTQLDPLLRWAMKKIGDARNYDPNLKALFKKINDYDRSQDGRPRIQDQEIVAMLIDLSNWLLANSQTLTDNDKVKHSQFKEILENEREVTDTQARRLEEYSAEPSSPYKQMTDEGMLWSQESFDHSTQKLGKTGKAYFEELSRLNVKSIKSDKSKMKLANEQWYINFVKAATEALSNAVVNHYTTSMRARAMLDGGGMKSKIMLEKDIPTFKHNTSPYDDLGLANSGFIFFFIESPNAPLRNTRFGGGDSNAEPARISIPIKESGLLENGWIMLSDFAQREYPNIVAKKGSDEHTSWLPTREKEQQGKKPDFTEKVREFKPGLSPLSEKDINEMSSMTDSEKIQAFSAVVPQASGDKDSKQIYTGANRTLEFPDRLFNNVLVAGDIIPGLANRAGLEVARIKEVNPALGEKFSKLRGDALMLLILKDLFRPQAMIPNSLKIKEEHIQPSPSAQNK, from the coding sequence ATGACTCGTCAATATGCTCGGAAAACCAACCAGTCTCCCCACAAGGATGCGGACAAATGGATACTGCAACGAACTGCAGTGCGATCGCTACCAGTAAAAACTTTGACACCTCAAACAGAATCCCCAGCCGGTGATCGATCAGGCATTCAACTGGACTTGACGCAAATACCAGTAAGCGATCGCTCTGCCATGCCAGTGCAAGCTAAGCTAGAAATTAGACCTGCTGGTGATAAGTACGAACTCGAAGCCGATCGGGTGGCGAAGCAAGTAGTGCAAAAGCTTCATAAGTCACAGTCAGCTCAACTCCAACAGCAGCCAACCCTGATTCGACAGAAAAACCCAGAAGTAGAAAAGGAACTACAAAGGAAACCAAGGCTTCAGCTTAAGGGTGATCGGGAAGGGATGACCACAACCCCAGAACTGGAATCTTCGATCGCGCGATCGCGAGGTAGTGGGCAACCAATCCAGCGTCAGGCAATGTTTCGGGGACTTTCCCAGGAGTTAATTGGCAATTGGTTTGATCAGAATTTAGTACAGGCGAAGCTTGCCATTGGTGAAGCTGGGGACAAGTCAGAACTTGAAGTTGACCGAGTAGGATCCCCAATCATCGACCAGATTAACCCACCTATCCCGAATAAAACCGGATTACCAGATAAACTCAAAGCAGGGGTTGAAAACCTATCAGGATATGCCCTTGATGATGTAAGAGTTCATTATAATTCGCCCAAACCTGCCCAGTTACAGGCATTAGCTTACACCCAAGGGACAGAGATTCATGTAGCTCCGGGACAAGAGGAACATTTACCCCATGAAACATGGCACGTTGTCCAGCAGATGCAGGGAAGGGTAAAACCGACAATGCAAATGAAGGGAGTAGAAATAAATGATGATGCGGGGTTGGAGAAAGAAGCCGATATATTCGGGAATAAGGCTACGCAACATCCACATGCAAACAGTAGGAATTTACTTAAATCTGACAGCACAGGAACTGCTACCATACAGTGCAAGGGCGACAAAAAGTTGATGACTCAGTTAGATCCTTTGTTACGTTGGGCAATGAAAAAAATTGGGGATGCGAGGAATTACGATCCGAATTTAAAAGCTCTATTTAAAAAAATAAACGACTATGACCGTTCTCAAGATGGCAGGCCTCGCATTCAAGATCAGGAAATAGTGGCGATGTTAATAGACCTAAGTAACTGGTTACTGGCTAACAGCCAAACCCTTACAGATAATGACAAGGTTAAGCATAGTCAATTTAAAGAAATATTGGAAAACGAGAGAGAAGTAACTGATACACAAGCCAGACGATTGGAAGAATACAGTGCCGAACCGTCAAGCCCTTACAAACAAATGACAGACGAGGGAATGTTATGGTCACAAGAATCTTTTGATCATAGTACCCAGAAATTGGGGAAAACAGGAAAGGCCTACTTTGAAGAGTTATCTAGACTGAATGTCAAGTCAATTAAATCTGATAAATCTAAGATGAAACTAGCAAATGAGCAATGGTATATCAATTTCGTGAAAGCAGCCACTGAGGCACTATCAAATGCTGTTGTAAACCACTACACCACCTCTATGCGTGCAAGGGCAATGCTGGATGGCGGAGGAATGAAATCAAAAATAATGCTTGAGAAAGATATCCCTACATTCAAACATAATACAAGTCCTTATGATGACCTCGGTCTTGCAAACAGTGGATTTATTTTCTTCTTCATTGAATCCCCCAATGCACCTCTTCGAAATACAAGGTTTGGGGGAGGAGATTCCAATGCTGAACCGGCCCGAATCTCGATTCCTATAAAGGAGTCTGGCTTACTAGAAAATGGTTGGATCATGTTAAGTGATTTTGCCCAACGTGAGTATCCGAATATCGTGGCTAAGAAGGGAAGTGACGAGCATACATCGTGGTTACCTACTCGAGAAAAAGAACAGCAGGGGAAAAAGCCTGATTTTACAGAGAAGGTACGGGAGTTTAAACCTGGACTAAGTCCTTTAAGCGAGAAAGATATAAATGAGATGAGCTCAATGACAGATAGTGAAAAGATCCAGGCATTTTCAGCAGTAGTTCCTCAAGCAAGTGGAGATAAAGATAGTAAACAGATTTATACAGGAGCTAACAGAACATTAGAATTCCCAGATAGATTATTTAATAATGTATTGGTAGCTGGAGATATTATTCCAGGTTTGGCAAACAGAGCGGGACTGGAAGTAGCACGAATTAAGGAGGTTAACCCTGCCCTGGGTGAAAAGTTTAGTAAACTTCGTGGTGATGCGTTAATGCTGTTAATTTTAAAGGATTTGTTCAGGCCACAGGCAATGATACCCAATAGTCTTAAAATCAAAGAAGAGCATATACAGCCATCACCCTCAGCTCAAAATAAGTGA
- a CDS encoding DUF4157 domain-containing protein, whose protein sequence is MEKSTYQYVRKSNESSQKDADNWILQRSAVRQLPAKTLTPQTQSPAGDRSGLKLDLTQIPVSNYSAMPVQAKLEIRPAGDKYELEADRVAKQVVQQLHQSQSGKLQQRQTLQGEGNQEVEEELQRKPRLQLKGDREGMSATPELESSIARSRGSGQPLSEGIREPMEKAFGGVDFSGVKVHTDGQSDQLNHSMQAKAFTTGQDIFFRQGAYDPGSQGGQELLAHELTHVVQQNGGVVQGVLQHKKEEQEKSTNLRLHLQNVPTIQRYTEIKKGSKEYPAKKKRKFLFQDKDGTEDERFFTSQTEVDESFLSNERDEKGTYLPNLVHRSEADLKISDNCDLAIEDTSDEPKNFFATKALVDSANELLKRQGGKVTFKRTNRYLLVVSGSKEKKLYQVEPYVSTGKSPSVQGTNVRTPQRCNEMADFVSGKPGVEADATTKVNVVLADVLDKITDGRHKYAEQLTTVMKICAKDMSAVGEYEKLVSELSLEFRKFMGDPSTKDKMDGLLQEANVNEYMNPDLGNAIVTISATTTEEAASRDKENTFMYHFGTVVAKSGSDYITMENYARREEKNKNKLSGGDPLFFFRMYGTKKEAITWHRENLKTGAFIGAVLSFVVS, encoded by the coding sequence ATGGAAAAATCGACTTATCAATATGTTCGCAAAAGTAACGAGTCCTCCCAGAAGGACGCTGACAACTGGATACTGCAACGGAGTGCAGTGCGTCAGCTACCCGCTAAGACTTTGACACCCCAAACACAATCCCCAGCAGGCGATCGCTCAGGTCTTAAACTGGACTTGACGCAAATACCCGTTAGCAATTACTCTGCCATGCCAGTGCAAGCTAAGCTAGAAATTAGACCTGCTGGTGATAAGTACGAACTCGAAGCCGATCGGGTAGCTAAGCAAGTGGTGCAACAGCTTCATCAATCACAGTCTGGGAAACTCCAACAAAGGCAAACCCTTCAAGGAGAAGGAAACCAAGAAGTTGAAGAGGAACTGCAAAGGAAACCAAGGCTTCAGCTTAAGGGGGATCGGGAAGGGATGAGCGCAACACCAGAACTGGAATCTTCGATCGCGCGATCGCGAGGTAGTGGGCAACCACTTTCCGAGGGGATTCGAGAACCAATGGAAAAGGCATTTGGTGGTGTAGATTTTAGTGGAGTGAAAGTTCACACTGATGGGCAATCGGATCAGTTAAATCACTCGATGCAGGCAAAGGCTTTCACAACGGGGCAGGATATTTTCTTTCGGCAGGGAGCCTACGATCCAGGGAGTCAGGGGGGACAAGAGTTGTTGGCCCATGAATTGACCCATGTGGTGCAGCAGAATGGAGGTGTGGTGCAGGGGGTACTTCAACACAAAAAGGAAGAACAAGAAAAGTCCACAAACTTAAGGCTACACTTGCAAAATGTGCCCACAATTCAGCGATACACAGAAATAAAAAAAGGATCTAAAGAATACCCAGCTAAGAAAAAGAGAAAATTTTTGTTTCAAGATAAAGATGGGACTGAAGACGAGAGATTTTTTACAAGCCAGACGGAAGTAGATGAAAGTTTTTTGAGCAATGAAAGAGATGAAAAAGGAACTTATTTACCAAACTTAGTTCATCGAAGCGAAGCGGACTTAAAGATTTCCGATAATTGCGATCTGGCTATTGAAGATACATCAGATGAACCAAAAAACTTTTTTGCAACAAAAGCGCTGGTAGACTCGGCAAATGAGCTCCTCAAACGTCAGGGTGGAAAAGTTACTTTCAAAAGAACCAATCGATACTTGCTTGTGGTTAGTGGCTCAAAAGAGAAAAAATTATATCAAGTTGAACCATATGTCAGTACCGGAAAGTCCCCTAGCGTCCAAGGAACAAATGTCAGAACGCCTCAACGTTGTAATGAGATGGCAGATTTCGTTTCAGGGAAGCCAGGCGTAGAGGCAGATGCGACAACGAAGGTGAATGTAGTTTTGGCTGATGTATTAGATAAAATCACTGATGGCAGACATAAATATGCAGAACAACTAACGACGGTGATGAAAATATGTGCGAAAGATATGAGTGCGGTAGGGGAGTATGAAAAATTGGTCAGTGAATTAAGTCTAGAATTTAGAAAATTCATGGGAGATCCATCGACGAAAGATAAGATGGACGGTCTCTTACAAGAAGCTAATGTTAATGAGTATATGAATCCCGATCTCGGTAATGCGATTGTGACTATTAGCGCTACTACTACTGAAGAAGCGGCGAGCCGGGATAAAGAGAATACGTTTATGTATCATTTTGGCACGGTGGTGGCGAAGAGCGGATCGGACTACATTACTATGGAAAACTATGCTCGTCGGGAGGAGAAGAATAAGAATAAGCTCTCTGGTGGCGACCCACTTTTCTTCTTCAGGATGTATGGAACTAAAAAAGAAGCGATAACTTGGCATCGAGAAAACCTGAAAACAGGGGCATTCATTGGTGCTGTTCTATCATTTGTCGTGTCATAG